The Pygocentrus nattereri isolate fPygNat1 chromosome 1, fPygNat1.pri, whole genome shotgun sequence genome window below encodes:
- the slc25a38a gene encoding mitochondrial glycine transporter A — MELSLAHPAIKAFMCGSLSGTCSTLLFQPLDLVKTRLQTLQNSVHPGSGRVGMVTVFLSVVRTEKLLGLWKGVSPSFVRCIPGVGIYFSTYFSLKQHFFSDRAPGPVEAMLLGAGARSVAGVCMLPVTVIKTRFESGRYNYGSVAGALRSVCQTEGPRALFSGLTATLMRDAPFSGIYVMFYSQAKSTLPSEISQSAYAPLANFSCGVVAGVLASLITQPADVVKTHVQVSPHLFKRTTDVVHYIYMEHGLVGFFRGAVPRSLRRTMMAAMAWTVYEQLMARMGLKS, encoded by the exons ATGGAGTTGTCTCTG GCTCACCCTGCTATCAAAGCCTTCATGTGTGGCTCTCTGAGTGGAACCTGCTCCACTCTGCTCTTTCAGCCTCTGGACCTGGTCAAGACCCGCCTGCAGACTCTACAGAACAGCGTGCACCCTGG TTCAGGAAGGGTTGGCATGGTAACAGTGTTCCTCAGTGTTGTGAGGACAGAGAAGCTGCTTGGACTGTGGAAAGGAGTCTCTCCA TCGTTTGTGCGCTGTATTCCCGGAGTGGGGATCTACTTCAGCACCTACTTCAGCCTGAAGCAGCATTTTTTTAGTGACAGGGCTCCGGGCCCCGTGGAGGCCATGCTGCTGGGGGCTGGAGCCCGGAGTGTGGCAGGAGTGTGTATGCTGCCGGTCACTGTCATCAAAACACGCTTCGAG AGTGGGCGCTATAACTATGGCAGTGTGGCAGGGGCTTTGCGGAGTGTGTGTCAGACTGAGGGTCCGAGGGCACTCTTCTCTGGCTTGACAGCCACCCTGATGCGTGACGCACCGTTCTCCGGCATCTACGTCATGTTCTACAGCCAGGCCAAGAGCACACTGCCCAGCG AGATAAGCCAGTCAGCCTATGCACCCTTGGCTAACTTTAGCTGTGGGGTTGTGGCTGGTGTGCTGGCCTCTCTGATCACTCAACCTGCAGACGTGGTTAAAACTCACGTCCAGGTGAGCCCCCATCTCTTCAAGAGGACCACCGATGTAGTCCACTACATCTACATG GAGCATGGTCTGGTGGGATTTTTTCGTGGTGCTGTGCCACGCTCTCTTCGGAGAACGATGATGGCGGCGATGGCCTGGACCGTGTATGAGCAGCTCATGGCTCGGATGGGCCTTAAGtcgtga